One window of the Conexibacter sp. SYSU D00693 genome contains the following:
- a CDS encoding histidine phosphatase family protein produces the protein MSLAGVALARHGETPYNAEGRFQGHLPVGLTDRGLQQAHELARLAAQREWAALWCSPLERARRTAAIVSAAIGLEPREDARFAETHTGDWTGRAFAEVQAEDPDGFAAFERTDLGWGFPGGESFREQSDRIWAGLQEVAGGPLPALVVCHRGVIRLALTRATGADTVGRDQIPNAALFDLP, from the coding sequence GTGAGCCTCGCCGGCGTCGCGCTCGCCCGCCACGGCGAGACGCCCTACAACGCGGAGGGCCGCTTCCAGGGCCACCTGCCCGTCGGCCTGACTGACCGCGGGCTCCAGCAGGCCCACGAGCTCGCGAGGCTCGCGGCGCAGCGCGAGTGGGCGGCGCTGTGGTGCTCGCCGCTGGAGCGCGCCCGCCGGACGGCGGCGATCGTGTCGGCGGCCATCGGGCTCGAGCCGCGCGAGGACGCGCGCTTCGCCGAGACGCACACCGGCGACTGGACGGGCCGGGCGTTCGCCGAGGTCCAGGCCGAGGACCCCGACGGCTTCGCCGCCTTCGAGCGCACCGACCTCGGCTGGGGCTTCCCCGGCGGCGAGTCCTTCCGGGAGCAGTCCGACCGCATCTGGGCAGGGCTGCAGGAGGTGGCCGGCGGGCCGCTGCCGGCGCTCGTCGTCTGCCACCGCGGCGTCATCCGCCTCGCGCTCACCCGGGCGACCGGCGCGGACACCGTCGGGCGCGACCAGATCCCCAACGCGGCGCTGTTCGACCTGCCGTGA
- a CDS encoding phosphosulfolactate synthase, with product MPPFLPLAQRSAKPRDRGLTHVLDKGLSCAQVDGLMEVCGDSVDVVKLGWGTALVTANLEPKLDRYRAHGVPVLLGGTLTELALHEERLDGLVGWLRDLGITHVEVSDGTIAIEPERKREVIGGLASEGFTVFSEVGSKDDTTIMAPYRWVELIQAELDAGAWKVVAEARETGTAGIFRHDGEVRMGLIDEIVHAVDASRIVFEAPQKAQQVWFLEKLGRDANLGNIRPEDVLSLETLRLGLRSDTMRTLR from the coding sequence TTGCCCCCGTTCCTCCCCCTCGCCCAGCGCAGCGCCAAGCCGCGCGACCGGGGCCTCACGCACGTCCTCGACAAGGGGCTGTCGTGCGCGCAGGTCGACGGCCTCATGGAGGTCTGCGGCGACAGCGTCGACGTCGTGAAGCTCGGCTGGGGCACCGCGCTGGTGACCGCGAACCTCGAGCCCAAGCTCGACCGCTACCGCGCGCACGGCGTGCCGGTCCTCCTCGGCGGGACGCTCACCGAGCTCGCGCTGCACGAGGAGCGCCTCGACGGCCTCGTCGGCTGGCTGCGCGACCTCGGCATCACCCACGTCGAGGTCTCCGACGGGACGATCGCCATCGAGCCCGAGCGCAAGCGCGAGGTCATCGGCGGGCTGGCGAGCGAGGGCTTCACGGTGTTCTCCGAGGTGGGCTCGAAGGACGACACGACGATCATGGCCCCCTACCGGTGGGTCGAGCTCATCCAGGCCGAGCTCGACGCCGGCGCGTGGAAGGTCGTCGCGGAGGCGCGTGAGACCGGGACCGCCGGCATCTTCCGCCACGACGGCGAGGTCCGCATGGGCCTCATCGACGAGATCGTCCACGCGGTCGACGCCTCGCGGATCGTCTTCGAGGCGCCCCAGAAGGCCCAGCAGGTCTGGTTCCTGGAGAAGCTCGGGCGCGACGCGAACCTCGGCAACATCCGCCCCGAGGACGTCCTGTCGCTGGAGACCCTGCGCCTCGGGCTGCGCTCGGACACGATGAGGACGCTGCGGTGA
- a CDS encoding LytR C-terminal domain-containing protein: protein MPVALSVSEQIEKFGAYAGVASIVGLAVLSLLYFAQARELKRLREWAGRAPEAPAQPAQPARVVAQPRPAQVPATPAGQAAAAAGQANGAPGQPTTVQPAAASAAGAGAAAAAGAAAATAKAPAAPAQPGQPAQPATPGQPATPGQPGQAQPATAPGQPAQPPRPPAPGQPATPAGAGAATAAGAAAAGAAANRPAQPLRAPQPAATASTTPPRRPPHGRRADEIAAGGHPGRDDEGSPLRSTLAIVGGVAVLLAAVIFVATQVLGGSDEPEPNRLGPAPAATTEPADEGGTDSGRTTTTAALRPSDVSVAVLNGTTTTGLARGVADRVEQGGFAIGTVTNAADQSRGSTIVQYAPGQRRAAVAVARAIGVRVSAISAVDAGARAFAQDEDVVVTVGADQNTAGGGAQQTP, encoded by the coding sequence ATGCCGGTCGCCCTCTCCGTCTCCGAGCAGATCGAGAAGTTCGGGGCGTACGCCGGGGTCGCGTCGATCGTCGGCCTGGCGGTGCTGTCCCTCCTCTACTTCGCCCAGGCGCGCGAGCTCAAGCGCCTGCGCGAGTGGGCGGGGCGTGCGCCGGAGGCCCCGGCCCAGCCGGCGCAGCCCGCGCGCGTCGTCGCGCAGCCGCGCCCCGCGCAGGTGCCGGCCACCCCCGCGGGGCAGGCCGCTGCCGCGGCGGGCCAGGCCAACGGCGCCCCCGGGCAGCCGACCACGGTGCAGCCCGCCGCCGCGAGTGCGGCCGGCGCCGGTGCCGCGGCCGCCGCCGGCGCCGCCGCGGCGACCGCGAAGGCTCCCGCGGCGCCCGCGCAGCCCGGCCAGCCGGCCCAGCCCGCGACCCCCGGCCAGCCTGCGACGCCGGGCCAGCCCGGCCAGGCCCAGCCCGCCACGGCACCCGGCCAGCCGGCGCAGCCGCCGCGCCCGCCCGCACCGGGCCAGCCCGCCACGCCGGCCGGCGCCGGTGCCGCCACCGCCGCGGGTGCCGCAGCCGCCGGGGCCGCCGCGAACCGCCCCGCCCAGCCGCTGCGCGCCCCGCAGCCCGCGGCGACGGCGAGCACCACGCCGCCCCGCCGTCCCCCGCACGGCCGCCGCGCCGACGAGATCGCCGCGGGCGGCCACCCCGGCCGTGACGACGAGGGCTCGCCGCTGCGCTCGACGCTGGCCATCGTCGGCGGCGTCGCCGTCCTGCTGGCGGCCGTCATCTTCGTCGCCACCCAGGTCCTCGGGGGCAGCGACGAGCCCGAGCCCAACCGCCTCGGCCCCGCGCCCGCCGCGACGACCGAGCCCGCCGACGAGGGCGGCACGGACAGCGGGCGCACCACCACGACCGCCGCGCTGCGTCCCAGCGACGTCAGCGTCGCCGTCCTCAACGGCACGACCACGACCGGCCTCGCCCGCGGCGTGGCCGACCGCGTCGAGCAGGGCGGCTTCGCCATCGGCACGGTCACCAACGCCGCCGACCAGTCGCGCGGCTCGACCATCGTGCAGTACGCCCCGGGTCAGCGCCGCGCGGCGGTCGCCGTCGCCCGCGCCATCGGCGTGCGCGTGAGCGCCATCAGCGCGGTCGACGCCGGGGCCCGGGCCTTCGCGCAGGACGAGGACGTCGTCGTCACGGTGGGCGCCGACCAGAACACCGCCGGCGGCGGGGCGCAGCAGACCCCGTAG
- a CDS encoding nucleoside-diphosphate sugar epimerase/dehydratase translates to MRRRLRPAAIPLHRHSLPQLAIDGVLVALAYWLAYRLRFDRGIPDQFAELRDKTILPAVAAAVVVFTLFRLYEKWWRYVGQRDYVALAQAVLVATLFVPAYVAVFDPVTARSGESGLVTLTVPTGVLASFLLLLLLLVGGARFVARTVYERPLRGFRPRPGARRVLIIGAGDGGRLVLREIVRNPELGLAPVGFVDDDPTKRGMRIDGVRVLGTTQSLARVLDEAEPDDVTIAIPSAPGELRARVVRACRERAIPVRTLPTVFELLQAGGTAVRQVRPVEIEDVLGREPVRMELDRVGRYLHNEVVMVTGAGGSIGSELARQIARVGPRRLVLVDHAEDNLFRIQRELEDDRHVHPSLLAAVLADCKEGERMREVFQEQRPTIVFHAAAYKHVGLMELNPVEAVRNNALATRLMARVAGEAGVQAFVQISTDKAVTPATVMGASKALAEYAVEAAQERFPQTRYATVRFGNVLGSSGSVVPIFRRQIALGGPVTITDRRMTRYFMTIPEAVQLVIRAGSLGQGGEIFVLEMGEPVKIEQLARDMIELSGLRPDVDIAIEEIGRRPGEKLHEELFNPFERKQPTPAEKIMRAEREPIDAAAVEVMFDEVALLVLEGDAAGLAQKVAELTQLRTTRPVA, encoded by the coding sequence GTGCGCCGGCGGCTTCGCCCCGCGGCGATCCCCCTCCACCGCCACTCCCTGCCCCAGCTGGCGATCGACGGGGTCCTCGTCGCGCTCGCCTACTGGTTGGCCTACCGGCTGCGGTTCGACCGCGGGATCCCGGACCAGTTCGCCGAGCTGCGCGACAAGACGATCCTGCCCGCCGTCGCGGCGGCGGTCGTCGTCTTCACGCTCTTCCGCCTGTACGAGAAGTGGTGGCGCTACGTCGGTCAGCGCGACTACGTGGCGCTGGCGCAGGCCGTGCTCGTCGCGACGCTCTTCGTGCCGGCCTACGTCGCGGTGTTCGACCCGGTCACGGCGCGCTCGGGCGAGAGCGGCCTGGTCACCCTGACCGTGCCGACGGGCGTCCTCGCGTCGTTCCTCCTGCTGCTGCTGCTGCTCGTGGGCGGCGCGCGGTTCGTCGCGCGCACGGTCTACGAGCGCCCGCTGCGCGGCTTCCGGCCGCGGCCCGGCGCGCGCCGCGTCCTCATCATCGGCGCGGGCGACGGCGGCCGGCTCGTCCTGCGCGAGATCGTCCGCAACCCCGAGCTCGGCCTGGCGCCCGTCGGCTTCGTCGACGACGACCCGACCAAGCGGGGCATGCGCATCGACGGCGTCCGGGTGCTGGGCACGACCCAGTCGCTCGCGCGGGTCCTGGACGAGGCCGAGCCCGACGACGTCACGATCGCGATCCCCTCGGCGCCGGGCGAGCTGCGCGCCCGCGTCGTGCGCGCCTGTCGCGAGCGCGCCATCCCCGTCCGCACGCTGCCGACGGTCTTCGAGCTGCTGCAGGCCGGGGGCACCGCCGTGCGCCAGGTGCGCCCGGTCGAGATCGAGGACGTCCTGGGCCGCGAGCCCGTGCGCATGGAGCTCGACCGGGTCGGGCGCTACCTCCACAACGAGGTCGTCATGGTGACGGGGGCGGGCGGCTCCATCGGGTCCGAGCTCGCGCGCCAGATCGCCCGCGTCGGGCCGCGGCGCCTGGTGCTCGTCGACCACGCGGAGGACAACCTCTTCCGCATCCAGCGCGAGCTCGAGGACGACCGCCACGTCCACCCGTCGCTGCTCGCCGCCGTCCTCGCGGACTGCAAGGAGGGCGAGCGGATGCGCGAGGTCTTCCAGGAGCAGCGCCCGACGATCGTCTTCCACGCCGCGGCCTACAAGCACGTCGGGCTCATGGAGCTCAACCCGGTCGAGGCGGTGCGCAACAACGCCCTGGCCACCCGGCTGATGGCGCGCGTCGCGGGCGAGGCGGGCGTGCAGGCCTTCGTCCAGATCTCCACGGACAAGGCCGTGACGCCGGCCACGGTGATGGGCGCGTCCAAGGCGCTGGCCGAGTACGCCGTCGAGGCCGCGCAGGAGCGCTTCCCGCAGACCCGCTACGCCACGGTGCGCTTCGGCAACGTCCTGGGCTCGTCGGGGTCGGTCGTCCCGATCTTCCGCCGCCAGATCGCGCTGGGCGGGCCGGTCACGATCACCGACCGGCGGATGACCCGGTACTTCATGACGATCCCGGAGGCGGTGCAGCTCGTCATCCGCGCGGGGTCGCTGGGCCAGGGCGGCGAGATCTTCGTGCTCGAGATGGGCGAGCCGGTGAAGATCGAGCAGCTCGCCCGGGACATGATCGAGCTGTCGGGCCTGCGCCCGGACGTCGACATCGCCATCGAGGAGATCGGCCGGCGGCCGGGCGAGAAGCTCCACGAGGAGCTCTTCAACCCGTTCGAGCGCAAGCAGCCGACGCCCGCCGAGAAGATCATGCGCGCCGAGCGCGAGCCGATCGACGCGGCCGCGGTCGAGGTCATGTTCGACGAGGTCGCGCTGCTCGTCCTGGAGGGCGACGCGGCCGGGCTGGCGCAGAAGGTCGCGGAGCTGACGCAGCTGCGCACCACCCGTCCCGTCGCGTAG
- a CDS encoding Gfo/Idh/MocA family oxidoreductase: MTRVALLGSGPQAAAHAAALKAVGPAAVLAGVHCSDADAVTALATHLGAPAVGDRDALLRDAQLAVVATPAERRTADARRALELGLDVLVEGPLPVADLGELHGTATRTGTHPVLAVSHPAAFHPVLRALRTLLGDTPLIAVEATNLLAFDDAPGHPDVTGDLLLEPLQLVLALAGRPPASTQAAGRRFRRGQGYDLATATLIFDDDLIGVLTAGRAGAHAVRRLVVDAPEARVTCDLTAGTLEAARDLPGRGVVVERIGPVPGTAHERQLEGVLRACATRRPPEVGVGVAMALMEAAEAIHRRVELLAHRPPAAHKRPPLRAA; encoded by the coding sequence GTGACGCGCGTCGCGCTCCTCGGCTCCGGGCCGCAGGCCGCTGCCCACGCCGCCGCCCTCAAGGCGGTCGGCCCGGCCGCCGTGCTCGCGGGCGTCCACTGCAGCGACGCCGACGCGGTCACGGCGCTGGCCACCCACCTCGGTGCCCCGGCCGTCGGCGACCGCGACGCGCTGCTGCGCGACGCCCAGCTCGCGGTCGTCGCCACCCCCGCCGAGCGGCGCACCGCCGACGCGCGCCGCGCCCTCGAGCTCGGCCTCGACGTCCTCGTCGAGGGACCGCTCCCCGTCGCCGACCTCGGCGAGCTCCACGGGACCGCGACGCGCACCGGGACCCACCCGGTCCTCGCCGTCTCGCACCCCGCCGCCTTCCACCCGGTGCTGCGCGCGCTGCGGACCCTGCTGGGCGACACGCCGCTCATCGCCGTCGAGGCGACGAACCTGCTGGCCTTCGACGACGCGCCCGGGCACCCCGACGTCACCGGCGACCTGCTGCTCGAGCCCCTGCAGCTCGTCCTCGCCCTCGCGGGCCGGCCGCCGGCGTCGACGCAGGCCGCGGGCCGGCGCTTCCGCCGGGGCCAGGGCTACGACCTCGCCACCGCGACGCTCATCTTCGACGACGACCTGATCGGCGTCCTCACCGCCGGTCGTGCCGGCGCGCACGCCGTCCGCCGCCTGGTGGTCGACGCCCCCGAGGCCCGCGTGACCTGCGACCTCACCGCCGGCACGCTCGAGGCCGCCCGCGACCTCCCGGGCCGCGGCGTCGTGGTCGAGCGCATCGGCCCCGTGCCGGGCACCGCCCACGAGCGCCAGCTCGAGGGCGTCCTCAGGGCCTGCGCGACGCGCCGGCCCCCGGAGGTGGGCGTCGGCGTCGCCATGGCGCTCATGGAGGCCGCCGAGGCGATCCACCGCCGCGTGGAGCTCCTCGCCCACCGCCCGCCGGCGGCGCACAAGCGCCCGCCGCTGCGCGCGGCCTAG
- a CDS encoding DUF354 domain-containing protein gives MRVWVDLTNSPHVLVLRPVVQRLRAAGHEVQVTARDFAQTVELARRHGMDAQVIGHHRGGRVAAKALGLADRSFALARWARGRRFDLALGHGSNDVTVAARLLRIPCSTMFDYEWATVQHTVNCRLAQAVVVPDAIPPERLDRYGARRKLAPYAGLKEEYYLADLEPDPAVLDELGVAADQPLAVVRTPPSVSLYHRFENDVFAGVLQHLRERAQTVVLPRTSDQRAELARAGGFVVPERAIDAPSLVALADVVVSAGGTMNREAVALGTPVWTTFEGRLGAVDERLIAEGRLRKLARPEDVVVAARGAGGGGPERVRRDPQVLVDLLCRPVAR, from the coding sequence ATGAGGGTCTGGGTCGACCTCACCAACTCGCCGCACGTCCTGGTCCTGCGCCCGGTCGTCCAGCGGCTGCGCGCCGCGGGCCACGAGGTGCAGGTCACGGCCCGCGACTTCGCGCAGACCGTCGAGCTCGCGCGGCGCCACGGCATGGACGCGCAGGTCATCGGCCACCACCGCGGCGGGCGCGTCGCGGCGAAGGCGCTCGGGCTCGCCGACCGGTCCTTCGCGCTGGCCCGCTGGGCGCGCGGCCGGCGCTTCGACCTCGCGCTCGGTCACGGCTCCAACGACGTGACGGTCGCCGCGCGGCTCCTGCGCATCCCCTGCTCGACGATGTTCGACTACGAGTGGGCGACCGTGCAGCACACGGTCAACTGCCGGCTCGCGCAGGCGGTCGTCGTCCCGGACGCGATCCCGCCCGAGCGCCTGGACCGCTACGGCGCGCGGCGCAAGCTCGCGCCCTACGCGGGGCTCAAGGAGGAGTACTACCTCGCCGACCTCGAGCCCGACCCGGCGGTCCTCGACGAGCTCGGGGTCGCGGCCGACCAGCCCCTGGCGGTCGTGCGCACGCCGCCGTCGGTCTCCCTCTACCACCGCTTCGAGAACGACGTCTTCGCCGGGGTCCTCCAGCACCTGCGCGAGCGCGCGCAGACCGTCGTGCTGCCCCGCACGTCCGACCAGCGCGCGGAGCTCGCGAGGGCCGGCGGCTTCGTCGTGCCCGAGCGGGCCATCGACGCGCCCTCCCTCGTCGCGCTGGCCGACGTCGTGGTGAGTGCGGGCGGGACGATGAACCGCGAGGCCGTCGCCCTGGGCACGCCCGTGTGGACGACGTTCGAGGGCCGCCTCGGCGCGGTCGACGAGCGCCTGATCGCCGAGGGGCGGCTGCGCAAGCTCGCGCGACCCGAGGACGTCGTGGTGGCGGCGCGTGGCGCGGGCGGCGGGGGCCCGGAGCGCGTGCGGCGCGACCCGCAGGTCCTGGTGGACCTGCTCTGCCGGCCCGTCGCGCGCTAG
- a CDS encoding DegT/DnrJ/EryC1/StrS aminotransferase family protein, translated as MAVPLFDPSTPLQPLRDELHAAVARVLDGGAFVLGPEVAAFEEEFARAVGARHAIGVANGTEAITVALRGLGVGPGDDVVVPSFTFYASAEAIVNAGARPVFCDVDPRTYVATADHVRAALTPATKAVVLVHLFGNVAPVREVEALGLPVLEDAAQAAGTTGPDGAPGAIGTVGTFSFYPSKNLGAFGDGGAITTSDDELAETIRVLRFHGSRDKVGYERVGFNSRLDEVQAAVLRVQLPHLPAWAAHRAQAGRWYAEAGLDAHAALPDPTPGATPAWHLFVVRAPDSDRMAQRLAEAGIGCRPYYRVPVHRQPPMREFAGGVELPGTEEAARAHLAIPISAAITREQVGEVVAAFAPHAG; from the coding sequence GTGGCGGTCCCGCTCTTCGACCCCAGCACGCCGCTGCAGCCCCTGCGCGACGAGCTGCACGCGGCGGTCGCGCGGGTGCTCGACGGCGGCGCGTTCGTCCTCGGCCCGGAGGTCGCCGCCTTCGAGGAGGAGTTCGCCCGGGCGGTCGGCGCGCGGCACGCGATCGGCGTGGCCAACGGCACCGAGGCGATCACCGTCGCCCTGCGCGGGCTCGGCGTCGGGCCCGGCGACGACGTCGTCGTCCCGTCCTTCACGTTCTACGCCTCGGCCGAGGCGATCGTCAACGCGGGCGCGCGGCCCGTCTTCTGCGACGTCGACCCCAGGACGTACGTCGCGACCGCCGACCACGTGCGCGCGGCGCTGACGCCGGCGACGAAGGCCGTCGTGCTCGTCCACCTCTTCGGCAACGTCGCGCCGGTGCGCGAGGTGGAGGCGCTCGGGCTCCCGGTGCTCGAGGACGCGGCGCAGGCGGCGGGCACGACCGGCCCGGACGGCGCCCCGGGGGCGATCGGCACCGTGGGGACGTTCTCCTTCTACCCCTCGAAGAACCTCGGGGCCTTCGGCGACGGCGGGGCGATCACCACGAGCGACGACGAGCTCGCGGAGACGATCCGCGTCCTGCGCTTCCACGGCTCGCGCGACAAGGTCGGCTACGAGCGCGTCGGCTTCAACTCGCGCCTCGACGAGGTCCAGGCGGCGGTCCTGCGCGTGCAGCTCCCGCACCTGCCGGCGTGGGCCGCGCACCGCGCGCAGGCCGGGCGCTGGTACGCCGAGGCGGGCCTCGACGCGCACGCGGCGCTGCCCGACCCGACGCCCGGCGCCACGCCCGCGTGGCACCTCTTCGTCGTGCGCGCGCCCGACAGCGACCGCATGGCGCAGCGCCTGGCCGAGGCCGGGATCGGCTGCCGGCCCTACTACCGGGTGCCCGTCCACCGCCAGCCGCCGATGCGCGAGTTCGCCGGGGGCGTCGAGCTGCCCGGGACGGAGGAGGCGGCGCGTGCCCACCTCGCCATCCCGATCTCCGCGGCGATCACGCGCGAGCAGGTCGGCGAGGTCGTGGCGGCCTTCGCGCCGCACGCCGGATGA
- a CDS encoding DedA family protein translates to MLSLTSLLVVASVTDTLADWVTGVVDDIGLVGIFVLMAPESACIPIPSEPTMLFAGFAASDGAYPWWAPALVASVANLVGSMVAYAAGYYGRLELLERQRFVHISPKHLEWADRFFARHGDKAVFFSRMLPIVRTFVSLPAGIARMPFGRFCVLTFLGALPWNTGLVLAGYAARDNWDDLRDYLHLIDYAVVLVIVVGAGWLALRWWRGRRAEPAQDAA, encoded by the coding sequence GTGCTCTCGCTGACGAGCTTGCTCGTCGTCGCGTCGGTCACGGACACCCTGGCGGACTGGGTGACCGGCGTCGTCGACGACATCGGCCTGGTCGGGATCTTCGTGCTCATGGCGCCCGAGAGCGCCTGCATCCCGATCCCGTCGGAGCCGACCATGCTGTTCGCCGGCTTCGCCGCGAGCGACGGCGCCTACCCGTGGTGGGCGCCCGCGCTGGTCGCCTCGGTGGCCAACCTCGTCGGCTCGATGGTCGCCTACGCGGCCGGCTACTACGGCCGCCTCGAGCTCCTCGAGCGCCAGCGGTTCGTGCACATCAGCCCCAAGCACCTCGAGTGGGCCGACCGGTTCTTCGCCCGCCACGGCGACAAGGCCGTCTTCTTCAGCCGGATGCTGCCGATCGTCCGCACCTTCGTCTCGCTGCCGGCGGGCATCGCGCGGATGCCGTTCGGGCGCTTCTGCGTCCTGACGTTCCTCGGCGCCCTGCCGTGGAACACCGGCCTCGTGCTCGCCGGCTACGCGGCGCGCGACAACTGGGACGACCTGCGCGACTACCTGCACCTCATCGACTACGCGGTCGTGCTGGTGATCGTCGTCGGGGCCGGCTGGCTGGCGCTGCGCTGGTGGCGCGGCCGGCGCGCCGAGCCCGCGCAGGATGCGGCCTAG